The proteins below come from a single Sorghum bicolor cultivar BTx623 chromosome 4, Sorghum_bicolor_NCBIv3, whole genome shotgun sequence genomic window:
- the LOC8068598 gene encoding peroxidase 65 yields the protein MHQHEIPAIMRLSLLLLLVAALTARAAAQLPAPAGGGALKPDFYSQSCPRAERIIAEVMQTKQMANPTTAAGVLRVFFHDCFVSGCDASVLIASTQFQKSEHDAEINHSLPGDAFDAVVRAKLALELECPGVVSCADILALASGVLVTMTGGPRYPIPLGRRDSLSSSPTAPDIELPHSNFTMDRLIQMFGAKGFTVQELVALSGAHTLGFSHCNEFANRLYNFRNQGGKPEPFDPSMNPSYARGLQDVCKNYLKDPTIAAFNDIMTPGKFDNMYFVNLERGLGLLSTDEELWTDPRTKPLVQLYASNPAAFFTDFGRAMEKLSLYGVKTGADGEVRRRCDAYNSGPAIPGALGGGGAMPMPMPKM from the coding sequence ATGCACCAGCACGAGATACCAGCCATCATGCGCCtgtccctcctcctcctcctcgtggcCGCCCTCACGGCGCGCGCCGCGGCACAgctgccggcgccggcgggcggcggcgctcTGAAGCCAGACTTCTACAGCCAGTCGTGCCCGCGCGCGGAGCGGATCATCGCGGAGGTGATGCAGACGAAGCAGATGGCGAACCCGACGACGGCCGCGGGCGTGCTCCGCGTCTTCTTCCACGACTGCTTCGTCAGCGGGTGCGACGCGTCGGTGCTGATCGCGTCCACCCAGTTCCAGAAGTCGGAGCACGACGCGGAGATCAACCACTCCCTCCCCGGCGACGCCTTCGACGCCGTGGTGCGCGCCAAGCTGGCCCTGGAGCTGGAGTGCCCCGGGGTGGTGTCCTGCGCCGACATCCTCGCGCTGGCGTCGGGCGTGCTGGTCACCATGACCGGCGGCCCCCGCTACCCGATCCCGCTGGGCCGCAGGGACTCGCTGTCGTCGTCGCCCACGGCGCCCGACATCGAGCTTCCCCACTCCAACTTCACCATGGACCGCCTCATCCAGATGTTCGGCGCCAAGGGCTTCACGGTGCAGGAGCTGGTGGCGCTGTCGGGCGCCCACACGCTGGGCTTCTCCCACTGCAACGAGTTCGCCAACCGGCTCTACAACTTCCGCAACCAGGGCGGGAAGCCGGAGCCGTTCGACCCCAGCATGAACCCGTCCTACGCCAGGGGGCTGCAGGACGTGTGCAAGAACTACCTCAAGGACCCCACCATCGCCGCCTTCAACGACATCATGACGCCAGGCAAGTTCGACAACATGTACTTCGTCAACCTGGAGCGGGGCCTCGGCCTGCTCAGCACCGACGAGGAGCTGTGGACGGACCCGCGCACCAAGCCCCTCGTGCAGCTCTACGCCTCCAACCCCGCAGCCTTCTTCACCGACTTCGGCCGCGCCATGGAGAAGCTCAGCTTGTACGGCGTCAAGACAggcgccgacggcgaggtcagGCGGCGCTGCGACGCCTACAACAGCGGACCCGCCATCCCCGGcgccctcggcggcggcggcgccatgcccATGCCCATGCCCAAGATGTAA
- the LOC8075728 gene encoding alpha-mannosidase I MNS5, whose product MRSPGPRLPAPARLAVAALLLAALTGLAVGADGYGRARRLHMKTKVLEMFYHAYDNYMTYAFPHDELKPLTKSFTDSLSELGNLNLEHLPQDYSGSALTLVESLSSLVVLGNLTEFERGVLWLSENLTFDVDARINLFECNIRLLGGLISAHILAKDYNSQFKHGLYQDQLLHLAESLGNRFLPAFETPTGLPYAWINLKYGVMENETTETSTSGCGSLILEMGVLSRLTGDSRYEAAALRALRKLWSMRSSLNLVGTTLDVLTGKWIEYSSGIGAGVDSFYEYLIKAYILFGSDDYWDMFHSAYLAVQKYFRHGPWYHEADMRTGEATHWQLTSLQAFWPGLQTLLGDVTAANLSHREFYNIWQRFGVLPERYLLDYGMLHPTEKYYPLRPEFAESTFYLYQATKDPWYLEVGEAIVGSLNYYTKVDGGFASVRDVSTMKLEDHQHSFFLSETCKYLFLLYDDSFLRNQNYIFTTEGHPLPIRSTWHEKFPAAYVPSNWTFVKDEIQPIRVSALSSQVCPETIFRKSVGTPWESACHVPDAHASHRCRTDDDCGIEAITCKKRTCSMAGYCGLWLVIY is encoded by the exons ATGCGATCCCCTGGGCCGCGCCTCCCAGCGCCGGCGCGGCTCGCCGTGGCTGCCCTCCTCCTCGCGGCTCTCACCGGGCTCGCCGTCGGCGCCGATGGGTACGGGCGGGCGAGGAGGCTGCACATGAAGACCAAGGTCCTGGAGat GTTTTACCATGCCTATGACAACTACATGACTTATGCATTCCCT CATGATGAATTGAAGCCTCTTACTAAAAGTTTCACGGACTCGCTTAGTGAGCTTGGCAACTTAAAT CTTGAACACTTGCCACAGGATTATAGTGGATCCGCATTGACACTGGTTGAGTCATTATCCAG TCTTGTTGTCTTAGGTAACCTCACAGAGTTTGAGAGAGGAGTTCTCTGGCTTTCAGAAAATCTGACATTTGATGTTGATGCTCGGATTAATCTTTTTGAG TGTAACATAAGACTTCTTGGGGGGCTTATTTCTGCTCATATTCTTGCAAAAGACTACAACAGCCAGTTTAAACATGGACTGTATCAGGATCAATTACTACATCTTGCTGAAAGTTTAGGCAATCGTTTTCTACCGGCATTTGAGACACCTACTGGATTGCCATATGCATGGATTAATCTTAAG TATGGAGTGATGGAAAATGAAACAACTGAAACAAGCACATCAGGGTGTG GTTCCCTTATACTTGAAATGGGTGTATTGTCACGTTTGACTGGTGATTCTAGATATGAAGCTGCAGCTCTTCGTGCTCTCCGCAAGTTATGGAGCATGAGAAGTTCACTGAATCTAGTAGGCACAACACTTGATGTTTTAACTGGCAAGTGGATTGAGTATTCATCTGGAATTGGTGCTG GTGTTGACTCATTTTATGAGTATCTGATTAAAGCATATATTCTTTTCGGAAGCGATGATTACTGGGATATGTTTCATTCAGCTTATCTTGCAGTGCAGAAGTACTTCCGACATGGTCCATG GTATCATGAGGCTGATATGAGGACTGGAGAAGCAACACACTGGCAGCTAACTAGCCTTCAGGCCTTCTGGCCAGGTCTTCAG ACACTGTTGGGAGACGTAACTGCTGCAAATCTATCACACCGTGAGTTTTACAATATATGGCAAAGATTTGGTGTGTTACCTGAAAG atATCTTTTGGACTATGGAATGTTGCATCCTACAGAGAAGTACTATCCCTTGCGTCCTGAGTTTGCTGAGTCAACATTTTATCTTTATCAAGCTACTAAAG ATCCTTGGTACCTAGAAGTGGGTGAAGCTATTGTTGGATCACTTAATTACTATACTAAAGTGGATGGAGGTTTTGCTAGTGTCAGAGATGTTTCAACAATGAAACTTGAAGATCATCAGCACAGCTTCTTTCTTTCAGAAAC GTGCAAATATCTTTTTCTTCTGTACGACGATTCATTCTTGAGGAATCAAAATTACATATTTACAACAGAGGGACACCCCCTTCCAATAAGAAGCACATGGCATGAGAAATTTCCAGCAGCATATGTTCCCAGCAATTGGACATTTGTTAAG GATGAGATCCAACCAATTCGCGTGAGCGCATTATCGTCTCAAGTTTGTCCGGAGACAATTTTCCGGAAAAGCGTTGGCACCCCATGGGAGAGTGCGTGTCATGTACCAGATGCACACGCTAGCCACAGATGCAGGACTGATGATGACTGTGGTATAGAAGCAATAACATGCAAGAAGAGGACCTGCAGTATGGCTGGCTACTGCGGCTTATGGCTGGTGATTTATTAG
- the LOC8075727 gene encoding nuclear-pore anchor encodes MPLFISDEELRLLGGDTAAVAERADAAIRELRRQVDTVRAEADAAAIAAEQTCALLEQRYASLSAEFDRSQAEAAELTAAAERRAAELASSQAEIHQLRIQAIAKDGEVERLKIEITELHKSKCQSLELIEQRDAEIKEKDGIIQSYYDKIVNLAETSAGKEARIQEVEAKFTHCQAICNRITQEKELLEKHNLWLDEELKAKVKNLAELRKTNMDEEARMSARIAELEREISESSSSLRRSKDRISELEQRLSYMEKELCSTKDTAAGNEQRLGAELSTVMKLAELHKESSEEWSKKAGELEGVIKALETHLTQVEDEYKERLEKESLSRRDLEKEAVNLKQKLEKCELDLENTRKSSELSLIPLTSIAADSSDLVDTTVRELPISDAVNQNDLMVIPKVPSGVSGTALAASLLRDGWSLAKIYEKYQEATDAFLHERRGRRHAEAVLERVLHEIEEKAELILDERAEHERMVEAYALMDQKLQQALLEHDNFESNIRNLKSELKRQERDYSVAQKEIDDLQKQVAVLLKECQDIQLRCGSSLPNVGHDTFSSSLGNAFSNVEHDIKDNMSFKDINGLVQQNVQLRNQVHMLSADLDKKDMELRESFQIELKKITDDAASRVEKVMKKSEEQAIMIESLHRSVAMYRKLCEEQQKARSSVDTVPSALQDSSRPDLMVLFEGSQEVSKKAYEQVSERARSLDEELTKLRTELQALRSERDKAVLEADFARDRLNGFAAELEHQRKESNSASLRNAELMRLVVDYERRLREDMDSKQGLEENLRKLSMEVSTLKNAKENLEKSEKKALDEVRDLTERVHRLQATIDTIHTTEEVQENARSMERRNHEEHIKRLERDWADLKKELQEQRDQVRVLSLDKKNVFDSCMKQVEDMRKELNNSWKAASDAESRAAIAEAKCSDLEAKLKSRKVISRDSGHEISSASEESDELFQLKEELEKYKEEAQVNKNYMVQYKEIAHSNEVALKQLESAHQDYKAETEVGRKALEDEIVKLRDKLSEMEKSYVMKCEEAANAIESKEKQVTSLMNEISVLRTEVSQKLPQLEKLEIELASSKSSLDEQYKRWRTAQDNYERQVILQSETIQELTNTSKQLSSLQHEITVLRQTADALKTENDGLRSSAEQEKIGLLKEKDDALQKYNELNDQNRILHNQLEALHIRLAEKERNIAGLSSHRTDNSHAEDDLQSVISYLRRSKEIAETEISLLKQEKSRLQIELESALKSAKEAQDLLRSQADSARTLMLKDEEFKSLQIQVREINLLRESNIQLREENRHNFEECQKFRDEAQKATMESERLQNLLLEKQVEAEMCQRELEMQKAEIANLNQRISELIENSKGIDLNTYEAMKSELQNIKSTLRENSMELESAKKLLSEKEVVIKNLEDKLSICQSELDSKEKKLNDVEASLKSEIDKHKKFNINLKRKHDNLMKEKGEIAKENQSLVKQMEDLKSSQKTTSETTLEQAIKEKDFRIQTLERTLEKERDDNKKEKAKSRRNENTIFGALQKVQQDKKQLEESIEKHKQAVKELIENYPGLSSEVPPVSALEEQFLSYFRAAKDMEESSSPFRDGAATQTPVVETAPVDASTSAAGRPVDTPPRPAKAKMTEDRAVTKPSTEVRRPGGRRPLIRPTLRTEEPHADTDASAVDASTVVQDKGGPSVEREATGILPVLQPSSRKRPISSAQTVDSASQGEANDANPPSKKPKEEESSQGTSELKSGQPPLGDVATDDLDGQQPTEDIGTDQSSVPLLEAEATREEDVGDKDDSGDASMDIKGQDADVNIDTNAITIEDEHVVAKSEAVIESFDDDQKTEDSKEDAQLTTATDVDDDMEEGELPEEPEEKSDVDMSEIEGETTAERAAVEPDQSPITQSGVADASPSRNADASPAREPSPNPVQAGATSRPQNTSTTTEAREPSTNPAQAGASEQRNTRTINFERARQNRQARFQRPQQPAAGAQQPVAARGRGQSVTLRKDAAGRGSRGRGGRGQS; translated from the exons ATGCCGCTGTTCATCTCCGACGAGGAGCTCCGGCTCCTCGGCGGCGACACGGCCGCCGTTGCCGAGCGGGCCGACGCCGCCATCCGTGAGCTCCGGCGCCAGGTGGATACCGTACGCGCCGAGGCGGACGCCGCTGCGATCGCTGCCGAGCAGACCTGCGCCCTCCTCGAGCAACGGTACGCCTCCCTCTCCGCCGAGTTCGATCGCTCCCAGGCCGAGGCCGCCGAGCTCACCGCGGCTGCTGAGCGCCGCGCTGCCGAGCTTGCCTCCTCTCAGGCGGAGATACATCAGCTTCGCATCCAGGCG ATTGCTAAGGATGGTGAGGTGGAGAGGTTGAAAATTGAAATCACGGAGCTGCACAAGTCCAAGTGTCAGTCGCTGGAGTTGATTGAGCAGAGAGATGCAGAAATAAAAGAGAAGGATGGAATCATCCAGAGCTACTACGACAAAATT GTAAACCTGGCAGAGACTTCTGCTGGTAAAGAGGCTAGGATACAAGAGGTTGAAGCCAAGTTTACCCATTGTCAAGCAATTTGCAATCGCATTACCCAG GAGAAGGAGCTGCTTGAAAAGCACAATCTCTGGCTTGATGAAGAACTGAAAGCAAAGGTGAAGAACTTAGCTGAATTAAGGAAAACAAATATGGATGAGGAGGCTCGGATGTCAGCTAGGATTGCTGAG CTAGAAAGAGAGATTTCTGAATCTTCTAGCTCCTTGAGGCGAAGCAAAGATCGCATCTCTGAACTGGAGCAAAGATTATCCTACATGGAAAAG GAGTTGTGCTCAACAAAGGATACTGCAGCCGGTAATGAACAACGTTTGGGTGCAGAGCTTTCAACT GTCATGAAACTTGCTGAACTTCACAAAGAAAGTTCCGAGGAATGGTCGAAAAAGGCTGGGGAGCTCGAAGGTGTTATTAAAGCATTAGAG ACACATCTGACCCAAGTTGAAGATGAATACAAGGAAAGGCTTGAGAAGGAGTCCTTGTCCAGGAGAGACCTTGAAAAG GAAGCTGTCAACTTGAAGCAGAAGCTTGAAAAGTGCGAACTTGATCTGGAGAATACAAGGAAGTCCAGTGAATTGAGCCTCATTCCATTGACCAGCATTGCAGCAGACTCTTCTGATCTAGTAGACACAACAGTACGAGAACT TCCTATTTCTGATGCAGTTAATCAGAATGACCTAATGGTTATTCCAAAGGTACCTAGTGGTGTTTCTGGAACTGCTTTAGCAGCTTCTCTTCTTCGTGACGGTTGGAGT CTTGCTAAGATCTATGAGAAATACCAAGAAGCTACTGATGCTTTCCTCCATGAGAGGCGGGGAAGGAGACATGCAGAAGCAGTTTTGGAAAGG GTTTTGCATGAAATAGAAGAGAAGGCTGAGCTTATCCTAGACGAACGGG CTGAGCACGAGAGGATGGTCGAAGCTTATGCTCTAATGGATCAGAAATTGCAGCAAGCATTGCTGGAGCACGATAATTTTGAAAGCAATATTAGGAATCTAAAG TCTGAGCTGAAAAGACAGGAGCGTGATTATAGTGTGGCACAGAAGGAAATAGATGACCTGCAAAAACAA GTTGCTGTTCTTCTTAAAGAATGCCAAGACATACAGCTTCGTTGTGGTTCTAGCCTTCCTAATGTAGGCCATGACACCTTTTCTTCAAGCTTAGGCAATGCTTTTTCCAATGTAGAGCATGATATCAAGGATAAT ATGTCTTTTAAAGATATCAATGGGTTAGTTCAGCAAAATGTTCAGCTAAGAAATCAAGTTCACATGCTCTCAGCCGATCTTGACAAAAAGGATATGGAACTGCGG GAGAGCTTCCAAATTGAGTTGAAGAAAATTACAGATGATGCTGCGTCCAGGgttgaaaaagttatgaagaaatCAGAAGAACAAGCAATAATGATTGAATCGCTTCATCGATCC GTGGCGATGTATCGAAAGCTGTGTGAGGAGCAGCAGAAGGCTCGTTCGAGTGTTGATACAGTACCTAGTGCTCTGCAAG ATAGCAGCAGACCGGACCTGATGGTTCTTTTTGAAGGATCACAG GAAGTCTCAAAGAAAGCTTATGAGCAAGTCTCTGAACGAGCCAGAAGCCTTGATGAAGAGTTGACAAAATTGAG GACTGAGCTTCAGGCTCTGCGATCTGAGCGTGATAAGGCAGTTCTTGAAGCTGATTTTGCTCGGGACCGGCTTAATGGGTTTGCAGCGGAGCTTGAGCATCAG AGGAAGGAGTCTAATTCTGCTTCACTTAGAAATGCTGAGTTGATGCGCTTGGTAGTTGATTACGAAAGAAGACTTCGTGAAGATATGGATTCTAAGCAAGGTTTAGAGGAGAATCTAAGGAAGCTATCAATGGAG GTGTCCACATTGAAGAATGCAAAAGAGAATTTAGAGAAGTCAGAGAAAAAAGCTTTGGATGAAGTCCGTGATTTAACGGAGCGAGTGCATCGTTTGCag GCTACAATCGACACAATCCATACCACCGAGGAGGTTCAAGAG AATGCAAGGTCCatggaaaggagaaatcatGAGGAACACATTAAGCGACTGGAA AGAGATTGGGCTGACCTTAAGAAGGAGCTTCAAGAGCAGCGAGATCAAGTTCGTGTTTTGTCGCTTGACAAGAAAAATGTGTTTGACAGCTGCATGAAGCAGGTAGAGGATATGAGAAAGGAGCTAAATAACTCATGGAAAGCTGCTTCTGATGCTGAATCTAGGGCTGCCATTGCAGAG GCCAAGTGTTCTGATTTAGAGGCCAAGCTGAAATCGAGAAAG GTCATTTCAAGGGATAGTGGCCATGAAATCTCATCTGCATCTGAG GAGAGTGATGAGTTATTCCAGTTGAAAGAGGAGTTAGAAAAATACAAGGAGGAAGCACAAGTAAATAAGAACTACATGGTTCAG TACAAAGAAATCGCACACTCAAATGAAGTTGCGTTGAAGCAATTGGAATCTGCCCATCAGGACTACAAGGCTGAG ACCGAGGTTGGCAGGAAAGCCTTGGAAGATGAGATTGTAAAGTTGAGGGATAAGTTATCAGAAATGGAGAAGAGTTATGTCATGAAGTGTGAAGAAGCTGCCAATGCGATTGAATCTAAAGAGAAGCAAGTCACTTCTCTCATGAATGAAATTTCTGTTTTAAGAACAGAAGTTTCTCAGAAACT ACCGCagttagaaaaattagaaattgaGTTGGCTTCGTCAAAGAGTTCACTTGATGAGCAGTATAAGCGCTGGCGAACCGCCCAAGATAATTACGAACGCCAG GTTATTTTGCAATCTGAGACAATACAGGAGTTGACAAATACTTCTAAACAGCTATCTTCGTTGCAGCATGAAATCACTGTACTTCGCCAGACAGCAGATGCACTGAAAACTGAAAAT GATGGTCTGAGATCTTCTGCTGAGCAAGAAAAGATAGGCTTATTGAAAGAGAAGGATGATGCCCTGCAGAAGTATAATGAGCTTAATGATCAG AATAGAATTCTACACAATCAGTTAGAAGCTTTGCACATTCGGTTAGCCGAGAAAGAACGGAATATTGCTGGGCTTTCATCACATCGTACTGATAACTCACATGCCGAAGATGATCTACAAAGTGTCATCAGCTATCTGCGCAGATCGAAAGAAATA GCCGAAACAGAGATATCATTGCTTAAACAGGAGAAGTCACGGCTTCAGATAGAA CTGGAAAGTGCTTTAAAGTCTGCCAAGGAGGCACAGGACTTGTTGCGAAGTCAAGCTGATAGTGCCAGGACATTAATGTTGAAGGATGAAGAATTCAAGTCACTGCAGATTCAG GTCAGAGAAATTAACTTGCTTCGTGAAAGCAACATACAACTTAGGGAGGAGAATAGGCACAATTTTGAAGAATGCCAG AAATTCCGTGATGAAGCTCAAAAGGCTACAATGGAATCTGAGAGGTTGCAGAACCTTCTACTGGAGAAACAGGTAGAGGCTGAAATGTGCCAAAGAGAACTAGAAATGCAGAAGGCAGAAATAGCAAATCTCAACCAAAGGATTTCGGAG CTGATTGAAAATAGCAAAGGCATTGATTTGAACACTTATGAAGCCATGAAGAGTGAACTTCAGAATATCAAA TCAACCTTGAGAGAGAATTCTATGGAGCTTGAAAGTGCTAAGAAACTGCTTTCCGAGAAAGAAGTTGTCATAAAAAATTTGGAGGATAAGCTTTCTATATGTCAGTCTGAATTGGATTCCAAGGAAAAGAAGCTGAATGATGTAGAG GCCTCCCTTAAATCTGAGATTGACAAGCATAAGAAGTTCAATATTAACTTAaag AGAAAGCATGACAACTTGATGAAGGAGAAGGGAGAGATTGCTAAAGAAAATCAAAGCCTTGTAAAGCAGATGGAGGATCTTAAATCAA GTCAGAAGACAACATCGGAAACAACACTTGAGCAGGCTATAAAAGAAAAGGATTTCAGGATACAG ACATTAGAAAGAACCCTGGAAAAGGAGAGAGATGATAACAAGAAAGAAAAAGCTAAGAGTAGAAGGAACGAGAACACAATCTTTGGTGCTCTTCAAAAGGTGCAACAG GACAAGAAACAACTGGAAGAGTCCATAGAGAAGCATAAGCAGGCTGTGAAAGAGTTGATTGAG AATTATCCTGGATTATCATCTGAAGTGCCACCTGTCTCTGCCCTAGAAGAGCAATTTCTTTCATACTTCCGTGCAGCTAAAGATATGGAGGAATCTTCTAGTCCATTCCGTGATGGTGCAGCGACTCAAACTCCAGTTGTTGAAACTGCCCCTGTGGATGCATCTACTTCAGCTGCAG GACGTCCAGTAGATACTCCGCCAAGGCCAGCTAAAGCTAAAATGACGGAAGATAGAGCAGTTACCAAACCAAGCACTGAAGTGCGTAGGCCTGGAGGAAGAAGACCCCTTATTCGTCCTACTCTACGGACTGAAGAACCTCATGCTGATACAGATGCATCAGCTGTTGATGCCTCCACAGTTGTTCAGGACAAAGGGGGTCCATCAGTAGAGCGTGAAGCTACTGGCATTTTACCTGTGTTACAGCCTTCGAGTCGTAAACGGCCTATCTCATCCGCACAGACGGTAGATAGTGCCTCACAAGGTGAGGCTAATGATGCCAATCCTCCATCTAAGAAGCCCAAGGAGGAAGAATCTTCACAAGGAACTAGTGAGCTCAAAAGTGGTCAACCACCTCTTGGGGATGTAGCCACTGATGACCTAGATGGACAACAGCCTACAGAAGATATTGGTACTGATCAGTCATCTGTGCCATTGCTAGAGGCTGAGGCAACAAGGGAGGAGGATGTGGGTGATAAAGATGACTCTGGAGATGCTTCGATGGACATCAAAGGCCAGGATGCTGATGTTAATATTGACACAAATGCAATTACCATAGAAGATGAGCATGTGGTGGCAAAGTCAGAGGCAGTAATTGAATCATTTGACGATGACCAGAAAACAGAAGATTCAAAGGAAGATGCTCAGCTTACTACTGCAACTGATGTTGACGATGACATGGAGGAGGGAGAGTTGCCAGAGGAACCTGAAGAAAAGAGTGATGTTGATATGTCAGAGATTGAGGGTGAAACTACAGCTGAGCGTGCTGCAGTGGAACCAGACCAAAGTCCTATAACACAATCTGGTGTAGCTGATGCCTCACCAAGCAGAAATGCAGATGCATCTCCTGCACGTGAACCTTCCCCTAATCCAGTCCAAGCTGGTGCAACTTCTCGACCCCAGAATACTAGCACTACAACAGAGGCACGTGAACCTTCAACTAATCCAGCCCAAGCAGGAGCTTCTGAACAGCGGAACACCAGAACAATCAACTTTGAAAGGGCCAGGCAAAATAGGCAAGCCAGGTTTCAACGTCCACAGCAACCTGCTGCTGGTGCACAACAACCTGTCGCTGCTCGGGGTCGTGGGCAATCTGTTACACTCAGG AAAGATGCCGCGGGTCGAGGATCAAGGGGCCGTGGGGGACGTGGTCAGTCCTAG